From the Endozoicomonas sp. Mp262 genome, the window TAATTATTATTTCAGTATTAGAAAGGAAGTTGTACAATGGATCAATAAAACTTTACATCCCTATAGATCTGATTCTAAAACTATAAATGGATTCAGTTATGAATCAAGCATTCAAACCATGGCAAGAATTCTAAACTTAAAAAAACTGCTTACCCCAGCATTTCTACAAGCTTTAGCCACTGTTAATTTGCTAAAAGCAGATACTAATAATAATACAGCTCCTTTTCGACTATTTGTTTTAATGTCCATAAACCCCTGGTTCCCTCCAATTTTAACCGGTTATTCTTTTTATAATAAATCAACTTTTTACAGAACAGAACACCTGGAAGAAACCTGCGTAATCCTAAACTTACATAACAATCTGTCTTCTGAAGAATATAATTATTTTACCCTTTCATTTGATGAACTTAGTCAACATATCAAAGGATTCACTCATTACATCAGATTGGAACGCGGCATTGAGATGGAACTGTTCTGGTATTATCTAGCTCCTTTTAATGAAGATAGTATCAGTATTCAGTAACTCTTTCTAATACCTTCAGATATTTTTCAACTGATCATAATTTAGCCGCCACATTAAATCTCATTAAATGAATAGTGAATTATTTATTGGCCAGTTTTTTCTGGATAAACGGTATAAACAATGTCTACGTAACTCGTGACCTTCTGGCAAGGCAGGATGCTCAAATGTTGCCTTGTCTTCAACCATCTTCAGGCGCTCCATTACAGCACGGGATTTAAAGTTGTTAACCGTTGCAAATGATACAATTTCAGAAAGATCCAACTGCTCAAAACCTACACGCAAGGCGGATCTGGCAGCTTCCGTAGCATAACCTTTCCCCCAATGCAGTGGTGCAATGCGCCAGCCAATTTCAACGCAGGGAGAAAATGGTAGTTTATCCTTGGGAATATGTAACCCGACAAAGCCAATAAAGCGGTTGGATTCTTTTTCTTCAATAGCCCAAAAACCCCACCCCCTCTCTGCAATCAAATCCTGACACTTTTTTGCCATATCATAGCTTTCTTCCCGGGTTAAAAGGGAAGGATAAAAT encodes:
- a CDS encoding GNAT family N-acetyltransferase; its protein translation is MPGIIQPETERLYLRQWHQDDFVPFSEMCADPKVMEFYPSLLTREESYDMAKKCQDLIAERGWGFWAIEEKESNRFIGFVGLHIPKDKLPFSPCVEIGWRIAPLHWGKGYATEAARSALRVGFEQLDLSEIVSFATVNNFKSRAVMERLKMVEDKATFEHPALPEGHELRRHCLYRLSRKNWPINNSLFI